The nucleotide window tctaaccctgcgcaagtacaggggtgccattctagaatgaaacccttgaataaagggggccgtaatgtttgtagggcctaaaaaaaaaataggtgtggttacggcaacccgacctaccctattttttggggccgaccctataactttttattacatttgtcaaaaaaataccacaaaaaaccaagtaaacgagtgcagaaaacgcaatgaaagcgaaagcgcccgagtcgcacacttatttccctgtcaagtaggtttaaattgtacacattagaaaaaaaaagttaaaaaaaaaaaaaaagtgattgcctaccttccttccctattttttttttgatatgttaccgtaaccacacctattattttttttggcctaggtaagacagagttgtcttcccttgaattatctccacctgcaccttccctttgataaaatggggctgatttgtctacccctgaaaaaaatcctttggcgatcttgcgaatgtcatgtcatgtcaagaaagttgacactcctgagtacgcaataaacaaaggcagaccatagcaagggggactaccagggcggtattgtttgcagggcagttgtttttgtgatgagagccggttgcggccgcttgcaatgtcagcgctgtctccctctcggaaatgtccggttttttgacaatttttttgacagacagacagacagacggtcagaccgactaaccgacagacagaccaacagaaggacagagtgagttatagagctgttgtcacaggttttaaaaaaagttgacattatatcttccgcacaattcagaagaccaacttcatgtatatgaataagattaaaagttacaagcgagatcggcaaaacactgtcagtccggaaatttccgttcgtagcgatcagtgctgagtgtctctcaaaatcgtaatcactttcagaacatcacaatcccaattcacgatgtctttgagtaaagtgtaaaaaacccggaaaaaaaacccaaccaaacacacaaaaaacaaaaacaaacagaaaatccacatttgtggctttggttgtgtgatagtctaactgaaatgactattacaacttggacccaaattccaaccttgcgcacggccgattctagaatggaccagcaacaagggtttcattctagaatggcacccctgtacttgcgcagggttagaattccaacctggacccggtccattctagaatgaaaccggattctaagttcgcgcagaacattgATACGACTCTTGACATCATCATCTGCCCCGCCGTCCGTACTAATTACGCTCCCGAGGTACGTGAAGTGGTCTGTCTCCTTGAGGGTCTCTCCCTGCAGCTGGATAGGAAGGTTCTGCTTGTTGTTCATCTTCATCACCTCAGTCTTCTGTCTGTTGATCTTCAGgcctgtttttatatttagtcaagttttgactaaatattttaacatcgagggggaatcgaaacgagggtcgtggtgtatatgcgtgcgtgtgtgtgtgcgtgtgtgtgtgtgtagagcgattcagactaaactactggaccgatctttatgaaatttgacatgagagttcctgggtatgaaatccccgaacggttttttcatttttttgataaatgtctttgatgacgtcatatccggcttttcgtgaaagttgaggcggcactgtcacgccctcatttttcaaccaaattggttgaaattttggtcaagtaatcttcgacgaagcccggggttcggtattgcatttcagcttggtggcttaaaaattaattaatgactttggtcattaaaaatctgaaaattgtaaaaaaaaataaaaatttataaaacgatctaaatttacgtttatcttattctccatcatttgctgattccaaaaacatataaatatgttatattcggattaaaaacaagctctgaaaattaaatatataaaaattattatcaacatttttttttcgaaatcaatttaaaaacactttcatcttattccttgtcggttcctgattccaaaaatatatagatatgatatgtttggattaaaaacacgctcagaaagttaaaacgaagagaggtacagaaaagcgtgctatccttctcagcgcaacgaataccccgctcttcttgtcaattccacgggcactgcctttgccacgggcggtggagtgacgatgctacgagtatacggtcttgctgcgttgcgttgcgttcagtttcattctgtgagttcgacagctacttgactaaatattgtattttcgtcttacgcgacttgttacatttagtcaagttttgactaaatgttttaacatagagggggaatcgagacgagggtcgtggtgtatgtgtgtgtgtgtgtgtgtgtgtctgtgtgtctgtgtgtgtgtgtcaggtctgtctgtctgtgcgtgtgtgtgtgtagagcgattcagactaaactactggaccgatctttatgaaatttgacatgagagtttctgggtatgatatccccggaagtttttttcctttttttcgataaatgtctttgatgacgtcatatccggctttttgtaaaagttgaggcggcactgtcacaccctcatttttcaatcaaattgattgaaattttggccaagcaatcttcgacaaaggccggacttcggtattgcatttcagcttggtggcttaaaaattaattaatgactttggtcattaaaaatctgaaaattgaaaaaaactttttaatattttttaataaaacgatccaaatttacgttcatcttattcttcatcatttcctgattccaaaaacatataaatatgttgtttttggattataaacaagctctgaaaattaaaaatataaaaattatgatcaaaattaagttttcgaaatcaattttaaaaacactttcatcgtattccttgtcggttcctgattccaaaaacatatagatatgatatgtttggattaaaaacacgctcagaaagttaaaacgaagagaggggtacagtaaagcgtgctatgaagcacagcgcaatcgctaccgcgccaaacaggctcgtcactttcactgccttttgcacaagcggcggactacgttcagtttcattctgtgagttccacagcttgactaaatgtagtaatttcgccttacgcgacttgtttcagctTCTTCACGGAGTCTTGTCAGCTTTGCTTGCGCGTGTTGCTGTTTGTGGGAGCAACATCGTCTGCAAAGTCAAGGTCTTCGAGCTGTTTGGCGAAAGTCCACTGGATGCCCGTGTTGCTGTCCATGGTTGTCCTTCTCATGATCCAGTCAATGACCATCAGGAAGATGGTCGGCGACAGCATGAAGCCTTGTCTCACCCCTGTCTTCACTACAAATGGGATGGTCAGCTTGCCATTATGGATGACTTGGCAGGTTGAGTCCTCATAAAGGTGTTGGATGATGTTGATGAACTTCTGTGGAATACCGTAGTGGTGCATCAGCCTCCAGATGGTCTCCCTGTCCACACTGTCGAAAGCCTTTTCAAAATCCACAAAGGTCGCATTAAGAAAACTCTAGTATATTCAAGGTCAAACCTGAATTAGGAGACTATACGGATGCACATGTATTACCATTTCCATACTGGTTTACAATTGCTGTTTTCTCTTGTGAAACAGGTTTAATATGGCAAAACGTGTCACCCTTTCGGGGGAAAATGTGCATGATTTATGGAAACTCTTCATTATTTGAGAAGTACCAATTCTAGAAGAAAACATGGCATTGTGCTACTGTCTTAGAGTATCAGTATAACGCAAATTCCTTCTAACGTTTTTCATGTGTTATGATTTACCTCCGTTTCGTCGGACATTTCAAGAACCCTCTTCAGCAAATGAAAAACTTAATTTCCTCATTTCTTTTTGGAAGCTGAGAACACTAAAGCACAAGAGTTACCCCTTTGTAAGAATTTgtcatgtgtgcgtgcgtcatgAAATCCCGAACATTAAGTTAGACATTTACCATAACAATGCTTGGAAAGCGTAAAACTGAAGGAAATAACACTAACTGCAGGACAATTGGATGCAAATGAAGTGGCCAATAAGACCTTGaagatctttaaaaaaaaaaaaaaaaaaacacacatgcacacagtatCTAACCAAGAGTCGATATTAACAGTGCATATCATAAAACAGCATTGACAACCTTCCACTTCAAAACATagaccaaaaagcaacagaCTGCATCATGTGCGGAATAACATTATTTTGATCCGCCGCTCCTCCCACTACATCCACCTTCattaaataaacacacacacagacacacacacagacacaaacacacacagacacacacgtacaaacacacacacgcgcgcacgtacgGGCGCACGCATGggcgcacacatgcacgcacgggcgcacgcacgcacacacacacacacacacacacatacacacacacacacacacacacacacacacacacacacacacacacatgcatacacacttaCGGCATACCGCACACCGCACGTATGAATGTCTGAGCTTGCCAACCACTGAACCACACCAGCGTTCAGTCATGTTTATGTGAGTGAAATAATGGAAGAGCACAGGGAATTCGGGTGCATAAGTCGCCTACTTACGAAGTTACCACTCCTGAATTAGTACGTGGTACAGTGTGCATAAGGAATGCGTTTTGAGCACCAGACCTGACATTGACGGTATGATTTCAAGATAACTGCATAGTGCTGAGGCTAATTTGTGAGGAGTAATTCTAGATGGCGTCACAATTTGGCGTTTTGTGTCAATATCCATATGTGTATAATATGCATATATTTAGACATTTAATTTAATTGTTGCTATGAAAATTGACTGCCGAGCTGGCAAAATACATGCATGCACGAACGATCTTATCAATTGACAATAAACCGATCACGGTTTTGAATAATTCTTGAGTTTGCATTGATACTGTTATCCTGTTTTATAAGTACTAAAATTGATTTAATAattcaaatgaaaatataaGATTGTGTGCCCGTATGTGAAATTGAAGTGTTTTGCTTATCAAATTTGTACCTTTtcgtcaggtcgattttgggatACCCTTAGTTGACCTGCAGTCACGTGACCCCCGAGAAATAATTCCAAAAACTGATAGCCGGGTTAATTGTCTTTAacggcatagaaagtttgaatgcaAAGACACGGGCATGATACTTTTAGTTAAcgtacttgtgtttgtgtgtgctgagCTTAGCTCAGTGAGACAGAATAAAAAAAGTCAACAGTCAAAAGAATTGCAAGTCAAAATTGTTCCTGAAATTGCATCTTAATTATATTTAAATTTGAAGCATATCTTATATTAAAAATGTGTGCTTGTAGGGATCATGGTTTATTGGTTAAACATCAGATAATTGCGTGGTTTATGAACCTGCTTCCCATAATCCCAAGGCCAAAAAGGCAGCTCAACTCGTGTTGGTTTTTCCCCCTCCCAAAAACGTTATCAAAGGAGTAGGTCACAAACGGCATTCGCAAAGGTACAAAACAGACATCCGGGTTGCAGGGCAGGGGAATAAAAACGCTGCCGCACACGTTTTAGTTTAGGGTCTTAACTACCATAGAAGGATTAACACTTGAATAAGGTTCATATATAACTTTAAGAACATAACTTGTTTGGCAGTTTGAtatttaagaagaaaaaaacattcaatGGTGACGCGTGCATAGTACAAGTCGAGATTGATTAACCGGGGTATTGTCATTTGACGTTTCAGGACTTCGGCTGGGCCTTTTAGGACATTTCGAAGTGTATGAGAGCCTTCACAATTATCTTCCTGGATCGCGGCCACTACACAATGGCGTTACAGCTACAGCGGCTCGCAGCACTAGTGCCCGTGTGGACATTGTGTGTGCTGATGGTAGGTGTCATTCTTGTTGCTGCACCGATATATGTTTATCAGTTTACCTCCAGTTGCATACTTATTGTTGCGGTTGTTgtggtttgtgttgttgttgctgttcgtAGTgccgttgttgtcgtcgttgtgaCTGTCTATGTTGCTGTTGCtaggtgttttttgttgttgttgcagtttttgtttaatttctttcAAGATTATAGGCCCcttcacttggctatctggcacacgtTTTTGATCAACGATTTCTGttataggtatcacgtgaccgctgcCGAAGTAAGGGTATTCCCAAattcgacctgacaaaaacgtcaggtaccaGTTACGAAATCGACAACAATTCAGTTGAAAAAAATGCTGCCTACGTCATCATTTGGACACATATAGCTCTGATGCAGCACGGTTTTTGTCAAAAGAGTACTTGAATGAGAGCAAGATCTCAATATCTGTTCGTGTCACACACTAAATGAACCCGTTATAAGCGTATGATTTTGCAGGCGAACAAGTAGGCTAAGCCTATTaagtcttcgactcgtcggcattataatTGTCTGGtataaatatcggaccctataactacgctgaaaacacaatagctggtaatttTGTAAAGCgtcctgtatttaaa belongs to Littorina saxatilis isolate snail1 unplaced genomic scaffold, US_GU_Lsax_2.0 scaffold_1690, whole genome shotgun sequence and includes:
- the LOC138955974 gene encoding uncharacterized protein, giving the protein MTERWCGSVVGKLRHSYVRCAAFDSVDRETIWRLMHHYGIPQKFINIIQHLYEDSTCQVIHNGKLTIPFVVKTGVRQGFMLSPTIFLMVIDWIMRRTTMDSNTGIQWTFAKQLEDLDFADDVAPTNSNTRKQS